One genomic segment of Macaca fascicularis isolate 582-1 chromosome 19, T2T-MFA8v1.1 includes these proteins:
- the LOC102138843 gene encoding cell adhesion molecule CEACAM8 isoform X1, which yields MGPISAPPCRWCIPWQELLLTASLFTFWNPPTTAQLTIEAVPSNAAEGKEVLLLVHNLPQDPLGYNWYKGETVDANRRIIGYVIATQVNISGPADSGRETIYPNATLLMQNVTRNDTGSYTLQVITLNLVNEEVTGQFSVHPETPKPSISSNNSNPVEDRDAVALTCEPETQNTTYLWWVNGQSLPVSPRLQLSDGNRTLTLLNVTRNDTGPYECEIQNPVSVNFSDPVTLNVLYGPDAPNISPSDTYYLPGVNLNLSCHAASNPLAQYSWSVNGTFQQHTQNLFIPNITAKNSGSYACHATNSATGHNGTTVRMITVSDASVQGSSPGLSARATVSIMIGILARVALT from the exons ATGGGGCCCATTTCAGCCCCTCCCTGCAGATGGTGCATCCCCTGGCAGGAGCTGCTGCTCACAG CCTCACTTTTCACCTTCTGGAACCCACCCACCACTGCCCAGCTCACTATTGAAGCTGTGCCATCCAATGCTGCAGAGGGGAAGGAAGTTCTTCTACTTGTCCACAATCTGCCCCAGGACCCTCTTGGCTACAACTGGTACAAAGGGGAAACGGTGGACGCCAATCGTCGAATTATAGGATATGTAATAGCAACTCAAGTAAATATCTCAGGGCCTGCAGACAGCGGTCGAGAGACAATATACCCCAATGCAACCCTGCTGATGCAGAACGTCACCAGAAATGACACAGGATCCTACACCCTACAAGTCATAACGCTAAATCTTGTGAATGAAGAAGTAACTGGCCAATTCAGCGTACATC CGGAGACTCCCAAGCCCTCCATCTCCAGCAACAACTCCAATCCCGTGGAAGACAGGGATGCTGTGGCCTTAACCTGTGAACCTGAGACTCAGAACACAACCTACCTGTGGTGGGTAAATGGTCAGAGCCTCCCGGTCAGTCCCAGGCTGCAGCTCTCCGATGGCAACAGGACCCTCACTCTACTCAATGTCACAAGGAATGACACAGGACCCTATGAGTGTGAAATACAGAACCCAGTGAGTGTGAACTTCAGTGATCCAGTCACCCTGAATGTCCTCT ATGGCCCAGATGCCCCCAACATTTCCCCTTCAGACACCTATTACCTTCCAGGGGTAAATCTCAACCTCTCCTGCCATGCAGCCTCTAATCCACTGGCACAGTATTCTTGGTCTGTCAATGGCACATTCCAGCAACACACACAAAACCTCTTTATCCCCAACATCACTGCAAAGAACAGCGGATCCTATGCCTGCCATGCCACTAACTCAGCCACTGGCCACAACGGGACCACAGTCAGGATGATCACAGTCTCTG ATGCTTCAGTACAAGGAAGTTCTCCTGGCCTCTCAGCTAGGGCCACTGTCAGCATCATGATTGGAATACTTGCCAGGGTGGCTCTGACATAG
- the LOC102138843 gene encoding cell adhesion molecule CEACAM8 isoform X2 — MGPISAPPCRWCIPWQELLLTASLFTFWNPPTTAQLTIEAVPSNAAEGKEVLLLVHNLPQDPLGYNWYKGETVDANRRIIGYVIATQVNISGPADSGRETIYPNATLLMQNVTRNDTGSYTLQVITLNLVNEEVTGQFSVHPETPKPSISSNNSNPVEDRDAVALTCEPETQNTTYLWWVNGQSLPVSPRLQLSDGNRTLTLLNVTRNDTGPYECEIQNPVSVNFSDPVTLNVLWVNLNLSCHAASNPLAQYSWSVNGTFQQHTQNLFIPNITAKNSGSYACHATNSATGHNGTTVRMITVSDASVQGSSPGLSARATVSIMIGILARVALT; from the exons ATGGGGCCCATTTCAGCCCCTCCCTGCAGATGGTGCATCCCCTGGCAGGAGCTGCTGCTCACAG CCTCACTTTTCACCTTCTGGAACCCACCCACCACTGCCCAGCTCACTATTGAAGCTGTGCCATCCAATGCTGCAGAGGGGAAGGAAGTTCTTCTACTTGTCCACAATCTGCCCCAGGACCCTCTTGGCTACAACTGGTACAAAGGGGAAACGGTGGACGCCAATCGTCGAATTATAGGATATGTAATAGCAACTCAAGTAAATATCTCAGGGCCTGCAGACAGCGGTCGAGAGACAATATACCCCAATGCAACCCTGCTGATGCAGAACGTCACCAGAAATGACACAGGATCCTACACCCTACAAGTCATAACGCTAAATCTTGTGAATGAAGAAGTAACTGGCCAATTCAGCGTACATC CGGAGACTCCCAAGCCCTCCATCTCCAGCAACAACTCCAATCCCGTGGAAGACAGGGATGCTGTGGCCTTAACCTGTGAACCTGAGACTCAGAACACAACCTACCTGTGGTGGGTAAATGGTCAGAGCCTCCCGGTCAGTCCCAGGCTGCAGCTCTCCGATGGCAACAGGACCCTCACTCTACTCAATGTCACAAGGAATGACACAGGACCCTATGAGTGTGAAATACAGAACCCAGTGAGTGTGAACTTCAGTGATCCAGTCACCCTGAATGTCCTCT GGGTAAATCTCAACCTCTCCTGCCATGCAGCCTCTAATCCACTGGCACAGTATTCTTGGTCTGTCAATGGCACATTCCAGCAACACACACAAAACCTCTTTATCCCCAACATCACTGCAAAGAACAGCGGATCCTATGCCTGCCATGCCACTAACTCAGCCACTGGCCACAACGGGACCACAGTCAGGATGATCACAGTCTCTG ATGCTTCAGTACAAGGAAGTTCTCCTGGCCTCTCAGCTAGGGCCACTGTCAGCATCATGATTGGAATACTTGCCAGGGTGGCTCTGACATAG